A window of Castanea sativa cultivar Marrone di Chiusa Pesio chromosome 8, ASM4071231v1 genomic DNA:
CCCAACTGATAGGAAGGTAAAGAAAGGGTTAAAAAGCAGcttgaaaaaaattgagatagTGTTCTTATTAATGTGACTTgcattaagaataaaaaattactaaccTTTAGCATACATGGCAGTCCTTAGAAGAGGCATTCTGTTTTCCCAACAAATGGCAGCGCCTAATTTTCCAATTGGAGTTTCAAAGACTGGAATTGTCGATCCATCTCCAAATCCCCAGATGATACGCTCCAATGCTGTTGGCATAACTTTCCGATGCTTTCCCAGGTAACGACCTTGAGAATCAAAGAACAGAATAGTACAGTAGAGTGTATATCCATCTCTTTCAATCACACCCATTACCAAATATACCTTATACTTTCCAGCCATTGCTGCTAACCGGTCAACTTCAGGACCTACATTGTATcaaataaatcaatgaaaactAAACATACCTATTATTATATGgactaattaaaatctaatttaggCCTCCAAATGGCATGACAAAGAAAGTATAggtaattttttgttgttgttctatGCTGCAACTTGatgtttttcatttaaatcacTGAAAAGACCTGAATTCCAACTATCATGAGGTCAAAATGACTTGATCTTAAGTTGCCATACATAAACAAAAAGCTTCATAAAAAGGGATGAAAAATTCTACAGGCACACACCTGCACACATGCGCATGCATGCACACACTTTTCTATTACATTAATAAGGGAATGATTTTGCATTGCATAAAAATTTGTTGATGTAAGGTTCAGCCAGAAAGACaaccattataaaaaaaaaagataatggaaTTTGAGTATCCAAAAATGTTGAAATTTGGTTACATTATATCATAGGTAGGATTTCATTTCAATTATGATATAGTTATATAAACATATCCAGATATGCATCTTACCTAAACTACTTTGAATCCAACTGATTCAGAACTTGCATTCTTGATGCAATTAcagaaaaaaacccaaaagatctagttttttttatgaTCTTTCACAAATTACTTGCAGATGGAtcctagttagctcaactggtaaagtttctagTCGTTCAAttagagatttggggttcaaacTCCGGATACACTTATAAAACCAACTGGTGTCTTAGcctgatgataaaaagtaatCATCATAGAGCGGACCCCATAGGTTGAAAATCTATAGTATCTatcaaagcaaaataaaaagattacaaCAAACTCAGTTTTACGAAAGATCTTTTTTGGGAAACATTGATCATAAGTCATAATTGGCATCAATCTATCAAAAAATACCACAATAACAATACAATGATACATGTCGTCGTCTAAGAGACTGAGTACTCACATCTCTTCACACCAAATACAAATGATAAATTCAAAGTTccttgagaaagaaaagaatccATTTAAATAGGTATAAACTTTCCATATTAGATTTTCTTACATTGGTAATTACACACACACCCGATGAGAACTAAAGTCACAACTTCATACTTCACCTTACTCTTATAGGTGAAGGAGACGCTATTTGAGTTAGAGCTCATTCGCACTTGTCATGTTAGATCTACCCAAGAAAGACATACAATCACAATTTCTCTTTGTTGCACCAAAGTACTCACCAATCATTATTCCAATGCTAAAATAGAGTAGGACTTCATAAGAATAAAAGAATAACTGAAGATGATATTCTTCACTCAACAAATTGTTGAATTAATTACAACCAATAGGTAAAAAGGAGTTATCTGATTATTTGAAGTCGTGCTTCCACAAGATCAATGATTCAATTACAATCCACACTGACATTCAACCAGATCAAGGTGGCCTAATAAATTTCGTCAAATCCAGGTTCTAACTCATAATCAATCCATCCAATCAGTGCAAATCAACCTGGACACGGAGTCTTACCAGGTACATCAATGGCTGAAGCATGGTACTTGCGGAACTCCTCTTTACCCTTTGCTGTTCGGTTCCCAATTGTAACGCCGAAATTTGAACCTCGTGGATAACCACCCACAAATGCTTCTGGAAACACAACCAGCTGGGCTCCATACCCACCAGCTTCAGCCAGCAACCTTTCAGCCTTATCTATAGATTCAATCAGAAAATTAAAGCCAGAACCACTAACAACATCCCATCTCAACCCCCcaccacacacaaacacacacacacacacacacacacaccaaaaaacaAGTACACAAAACCCCATGTGATTAATccttaaaacacaaaaccccATCAAATTTTGAACGTAACACTTAACCCCCTTGATATTGTTTTATGTGTAAATTTAAACATCTGTCAAATAAACCCCGAGTTGCCAATTTGATGATACGTGTCCATATTTAGAATTGCATTTTCACATAAAACAATACCACATAAGGAAACAACTGGGTTTTGtgtatttttccaaaaaatgaaTTATGGCTCACATGGAACACACAGATTGATATTCTCTTCATTTCCCAGAGACCACAGTCACAAACTCACAATTGATGATGTTCTTAGAAATTAGAAACCCAACAGAGCCAACATAATTATTTCAggttaaaagagaaaaaaaaaacacacacacacacacgtcaCACACACAGAGTAGAGTATTGAGTGAACAGTATCCAAGTAATTCAATTAACCAAAGGTGACAACaagtgaaaaaagaagaggGACCTAGAGTGGCAGGGGTGTCGTAGAAAACAGTTGAGGCCTGGACCACGGTGGCTCGGACCACCGTGGGTGCGGAAGAGTCGACACCCATGTCGACCTCCGCGAACACCGGTCCGTGAGCTGCGGGTATAAGCGCCATGTATTCTTTTCGTTGTCTACTTCGTCTGTCTGCTTGTCTCAAGAGTCCAAGAGTATCCGCTTGCTGCTGATTTctggtgattttttttggttctttcgTTTTTTCGATAATGGGATGAAAAAAATTCCCCACCTCTCACTCATTCTTGTCTTTCTTGCGAGAGACCATGAATCTAGTCACTTGGCCACGGCCAGCTCAGCATAATTGGGTACGGAAAAATCTCCCATGAGCATGAAACCTGCCTCTGAGAGGAGGACTCCACACATGTGGGACCTATATGCTTGTGAGAGTTCAGTGCATGAAATACTAGCTCAATTGAATGCATGTGACTAAAAGATttatgtggaattttttttatataaatattaattaaataaaattatgtattattaatcaaattgaggttaattaaaaactaaaatgtcaAAACTAGGTAATTTTATTAACCTTCTTAATAAAATGTCAAAACTAGTGTCCtaacataattattattatcttacGATACACGATACATATTGCATTATGTGTAAAAGTTTTGTAACAGAAGGACGTATTAATAAGTGCTTATGAATTGTATGATACAGTGTGTGTATTGTATAAATAGTATCGTATTATAAAATCGTACATATCATACAATACATAGCCAAATGctttaaaatgagtttttgttgttaaaatttgtacttttatttgaattaagAAGTTATTagactagtttttattttttaatactaaattattagGTTACTTAGTTTcacctaataaaataacatatccataatattgtttttctctttcttctataAAATTTGGACTACACACTAACACTTCATTTTTATActtacaaattttcttttctatactatgaataaggtattaattgaaaatataattatttttgtcattattgtTACAAGTCTAAGAAACTAAAATGCcaagaagaaatattttaaaaaattattaaaataaaacaacaagtAGTAAATGTTGATGATTAATTTCAATGAATAAATAAGATTGCAAAATGATGAACTTAGATAGCATTGATTTAAATAGATTTGATTATATAATATGATGaaaagatattattatattgagaTATTTGAAATGTATTATCACTTTTtaatttaatcaatttgaatgtgtatgttataaacacatgctagtttgatttatttagccaacttgttaaatattactattacaTAAGTCATAAATAAATTACTCATTAGTTGAATGCATTCAAAATTCATAATGAATATACCTTTTATATAggtatatttataaattttattaagtgtttgtGTGTTTACAATACATAATATAgaaaaaattcatgttttgaGAACTGTGTCCCAATTATTGATAACAAAGCCAACATTTTGTGGAAGTGTAATAATTGATGGCTGGCAAAAATTACAATTACTTATGAGGGCCATCATTTTTCTCTGATGTTGATGTGAAAGTAACTGGCCGTGTTGGATGGTCCCTCACAATCAAGCTTAGTACTTCAGGCCTTGAATAATGTCCAACCACatcaaaaccaaatttttcCCGCGCTATTTCTCCAAGATCtgcatcatatatatatgtaatcaAAATTTAGAGCTCGAGTATCAAATCAAagcacaatatatatttttagcatGCATTctagatgaattttttttgggtctccTTTGGTTGCATCCCATCATTCAGTCTGTATAGCATCATTTTAGATGGTTTCTTTATGTCCCATTCAGTTGAATACTTTTGATCAATTGGAAactaaggagagagagagattatccAATGGTAATTTTATGGTTAAAAGAATATAGAGAATTTTATATCGAGTgctaataaaattattcatctATGTAGATTTTTCTTGAATAATGCTACAAAGAGAATCTACCAGAGTGAAAAGTTGAGGAAAATACAGATAGTACTAGTAGATAATAGTGGCATACCTAGATCTGCTGAGATGAGTGCCTCCCCATCATAATTTGGTCCTGCCAGAACAGTCCCTGATGGTGATATAATGACACTACCTCCAGCACAGACAACAGAATCTGGTGTGAGGTCCTTTTCTGTGCCTGAAAATACATATTCTGGAGGGGGTGGATAATCTTTCCTTTGACAGAATTGGTTGGCTGATAAAACAAAACATCCACCCTCAAGAGCAATGTGGGTCATTGATGCTTGCCATATTTTCGTGGGATCAGCTGTAGGTGCACAATATATTTCAACCCCTAAGCAAAAAATAGTTGCACAAATTAAACCAAGATATCAAAAGATAATCTAAAATTAATCATCCTGCAACAAGAACACAAAGCTATAATTTCCACCAAGCAAATCATATAATTACACATATCTGTTCTAGCCAATATTTGGGTGTTTTGGTTTGAGCTACCAATATAAAACTACAACTACTCCAAAGTGGAAGGGCCACTATAGAAGCTAGAAGTAGCTTATAGTAAAGTAATCGGTCTAACCAAAGCGTCACAACAATAGAAAATTCCCCTTATGAATGGAATCTTAAGTAGGGGGCTTAGCCAGCCCGCCTACCAATCAAAGAGGCTGAGACATTTAGACATTATAGATTATCACATTTagcattttcaacaaaaatggATTCAGATGGCCTTCAACAAAGCAAATACAAGGAGCGGCAGCACATCATTTAACAACATACATCTCATAATCAGCTGATAGAAGACAATGAAGTATTATTGTTTGACTGTAGAAACGTATGCCAAGATGGGAGAGAAGATATGAATATTacaaattgctaaaaaaaaacGTGTCACAAGTACTTCCAGCAAGAGCCTGGGTAATTAAGGTTGGTCTCTAAAGGTTTTCAACCAAACCTTGCTGCCAATTTGAGCCCAGTACAGTCAGGCCCTCCCTATAATaatcaaattttcattatttgaaGGCTTGAATACCTAGGACTAAGTTAGGATCCAACAcaaaaacgagagagagagagagagagagagagagagagagagagaaggggggggggggggggggatgttGTAAACACTATTCTTCATTGGACCACTAGGGTACCTACAACTTTCTTGAAATTCTTATGCTCCGGGCCTGATACCAATTTAGCTCTCCGACATTCAGTCATagcaaaatacataaataaataatcaaaatattatattagttCCCAACTGATAAGAAGGTAAAGAAAGGGTTAAAAAGCAGCTTGAAATTGAGATAGTGTTCTCATTAATGTGAGTTGCATTAAGCATCAAAGATTACTAACCTTTAGCATACATGGCAGTCCTTAGAAGAGGCATTCTGTTTTCCCAACAAATGACAGCACCTAATTTTCCAATTGGAGTTTCAAAGACTGGAGTTGTTGATCCATCTCCAAATCCCCAGATACTACGCTCCATTGCTG
This region includes:
- the LOC142605727 gene encoding bifunctional nitrilase/nitrile hydratase NIT4B-like; translated protein: MELVPAAHGPVIAEVDMGADSFTPTVVRATVVQASTVFYDTPATLDKAERLLAEAAGYGAQLVVFPEAFVGGYPRGTNFGVTMASRTAKGKEDFRKYHASAIDVPGPEVDRLAAMAGKYKIYLVMGVIERDGYTLYCTVLFFDSQGRYLGKHRKLVPTAMERSIWGFGDGSTTPVFETPIGKLGAVICWENRMPLLRTAMYAKGVEIYCAPTADPTKIWQASMTHIALEGGCFVLSANQFCQRKDYPPPPEYVFSGTEKDLTPDSVVCAGGSVIISPSGTVLAGPNYDGEALISADLDLGEIAREKFGFDVVGHYSRPEVLSLIVRDHPTRPVTFTSTSEKNDGPHK
- the LOC142607518 gene encoding bifunctional nitrilase/nitrile hydratase NIT4B, which encodes MALIPAAHGPVFAEVDMGVDSSAPTVVRATVVQASTVFYDTPATLDKAERLLAEAGGYGAQLVVFPEAFVGGYPRGSNFGVTIGNRTAKGKEEFRKYHASAIDVPGPEVDRLAAMAGKYKVYLVMGVIERDGYTLYCTILFFDSQGRYLGKHRKVMPTALERIIWGFGDGSTIPVFETPIGKLGAAICWENRMPLLRTAMYAKGVEIYCAPTADSREIWQASMTHIALEGGCFVLSANQFCRRKDYPPPPEYVFSGTEEDLTPDSVVCAGGSVIISPSGTVLAGPNYDGEALISADLDLGEIARAKFDFDVVGHYSRPEVLSLIVRDHPTQPVTFTSKVEKTDGPHK